A stretch of the Rhizomicrobium sp. genome encodes the following:
- a CDS encoding ABC transporter ATP-binding protein, protein MTAERAIDVHGLTKRFGSKVAVNKIDIAVPSGEVWGFLGPNGSGKTTTIRMLCGLLHASAGEGTVLGYDFRTQSEQIKREVGYMTQKFSFWEDLSIRENLDFVARVYGLPNARAAVTQALERLGLIQRQNQLAGALSGGWKQRLALAACMLHRPKMLLLDEPTAGVDPKARRDFWDEIHRLSAEGLTVLVSTHYMDEAERCDRIVYINLGTIVARGTVAEVIAKSALTTFIVEGEGARALAGRLHGLPGVEFVAFFGAALHVSGKDKAALERALAPFRTEPGLAIHQAPPSLEDVFIQLQGQGTGEYA, encoded by the coding sequence ATGACGGCTGAACGCGCCATCGACGTCCATGGCCTGACCAAGCGCTTCGGCAGCAAGGTCGCGGTCAACAAGATCGACATCGCGGTGCCCAGCGGCGAGGTCTGGGGCTTCCTCGGCCCCAATGGCTCGGGCAAGACGACGACCATCCGCATGCTCTGCGGCCTGCTCCACGCCAGCGCAGGCGAGGGCACGGTGCTGGGCTACGATTTCCGCACCCAGTCGGAACAGATCAAGCGCGAGGTCGGCTACATGACCCAGAAGTTCAGCTTCTGGGAGGATCTCTCGATCCGCGAGAATCTGGACTTCGTCGCCCGGGTCTATGGCCTGCCCAACGCGCGCGCCGCGGTAACCCAGGCGCTGGAGCGCCTGGGTCTGATCCAGCGCCAGAACCAGCTGGCCGGGGCGCTGTCGGGCGGCTGGAAGCAGCGCCTCGCGCTCGCCGCCTGCATGCTGCACCGGCCCAAGATGCTGCTGCTCGACGAGCCGACCGCCGGCGTCGACCCCAAGGCGCGGCGCGATTTCTGGGACGAGATCCACCGGCTGAGCGCCGAGGGGCTCACCGTCCTCGTCAGCACGCATTACATGGACGAAGCGGAGCGCTGCGACCGCATCGTCTACATCAATCTCGGGACCATCGTCGCGCGCGGCACGGTGGCGGAGGTGATCGCGAAATCCGCTCTCACCACCTTCATCGTGGAAGGCGAAGGCGCCCGCGCCCTGGCGGGCCGGCTGCACGGCCTGCCGGGCGTCGAATTCGTCGCCTTCTTCGGCGCCGCGCTGCATGTCAGCGGCAAGGACAAGGCGGCGCTCGAGCGCGCGCTGGCGCCGTTCCGCACCGAGCCGGGCCTGGCGATCCACCAGGCGCCGCCCAGCCTGGAAGACGTCTTCATCCAGCTCCAGGGGCAGGGTACGGGGGAATACGCATGA
- a CDS encoding HlyD family efflux transporter periplasmic adaptor subunit: protein MTRAVLLLLVLLLVGCGQPDDQRWLGYVEGESAFIAAPQAGWMARVAVRRGDAVKTGDLLFTLDDTSQAAARDQADAAIALAQSQRVAAEATRTLTQKELTRQANLLAAKAGTKQAYDVAKANYDSAVAQVGQIDAQIAQARASLSGAAYQLSERDVVSRTTGQVQDVFFRTGEYAPAMTPVVSVLPPENIYVRFFVPEAQFARVKLGQRVAIGCDGCPAGLTATVTFIASQEEFTPPVIFSIGSREKLVFKIEARAPHGLKLNPGQPVDVRPL, encoded by the coding sequence ATGACGCGCGCCGTGCTGCTGCTGCTGGTCCTTCTGCTTGTCGGCTGCGGCCAGCCCGACGACCAACGCTGGCTGGGCTATGTCGAAGGCGAGAGCGCCTTCATCGCCGCGCCGCAGGCCGGCTGGATGGCGCGGGTCGCGGTCCGGCGCGGCGACGCGGTGAAGACCGGCGACCTGCTCTTCACCCTCGACGACACCAGCCAGGCCGCCGCGCGCGACCAGGCCGATGCCGCGATCGCGCTGGCGCAAAGCCAGCGTGTCGCGGCCGAGGCGACGCGCACGCTGACGCAGAAAGAGCTGACGCGCCAGGCCAATCTCCTCGCCGCGAAGGCCGGTACCAAACAGGCCTACGACGTCGCCAAGGCGAATTACGACTCTGCCGTCGCGCAGGTCGGCCAGATCGATGCGCAGATCGCGCAGGCGCGTGCGTCGCTGTCGGGCGCGGCCTATCAGCTCTCCGAACGCGACGTGGTCTCGCGCACCACCGGGCAGGTGCAGGACGTCTTCTTCCGCACCGGCGAATATGCGCCCGCGATGACGCCGGTGGTCTCCGTCCTGCCGCCGGAGAACATCTATGTCCGCTTCTTCGTGCCGGAGGCGCAGTTCGCGCGCGTCAAGCTCGGCCAACGTGTCGCGATCGGCTGCGACGGCTGCCCGGCGGGCCTCACCGCCACGGTGACCTTCATCGCGAGCCAGGAGGAGTTCACCCCGCCGGTGATCTTCTCCATCGGCAGCCGCGAGAAGCTGGTGTTCAAGATCGAGGCCCGCGCCCCGCACGGCCTCAAGCTCAATCCGGGCCAGCCGGTGGACGTGCGGCCGTTATGA
- a CDS encoding TetR/AcrR family transcriptional regulator, producing MEPPTSSLESATDHRWTRRKQARPGEILDAALKIFAAKGYAAARMEDIAREAGVTKGTIYLYFENKEAVFKSLVRESIGTTVTAVTEHLRNFKGPVRELMRFALGAMASLLVNSDRVVLPKIIIAESGNFPELARFYRFEIIARGLDAFSAVIAYGIEQGEFRPLPVEHVVRLCIAPVLLGAIWHATFAQFDEAPYDYRGLIDTHLDVLFRGLAPEGAAP from the coding sequence ATGGAACCACCCACCTCCAGCCTTGAGAGCGCCACCGATCATCGCTGGACCCGTCGCAAACAGGCCCGTCCGGGCGAGATCCTCGATGCCGCGCTGAAGATCTTCGCCGCCAAGGGCTACGCCGCCGCCCGGATGGAGGACATCGCGCGCGAAGCCGGCGTGACCAAGGGCACGATCTATCTCTACTTCGAGAACAAGGAAGCGGTCTTCAAATCGTTGGTGCGTGAATCCATCGGCACGACCGTGACCGCGGTGACGGAGCATCTGCGCAACTTCAAGGGGCCGGTGCGCGAGCTGATGCGCTTCGCGCTCGGGGCCATGGCGTCGCTGCTGGTGAACAGCGACCGCGTCGTGCTGCCCAAGATCATCATCGCCGAAAGCGGCAATTTTCCCGAGCTCGCCCGCTTCTACCGCTTCGAGATCATCGCACGCGGCCTCGATGCCTTCAGCGCGGTGATCGCCTATGGCATCGAGCAGGGCGAATTCCGCCCGCTGCCGGTCGAGCATGTCGTGCGCCTGTGCATCGCGCCTGTGCTGCTGGGGGCGATCTGGCACGCCACCTTCGCGCAGTTCGACGAGGCGCCCTACGACTATCGCGGCCTGATCGACACCCATCTCGATGTCCTGTTCCGCGGCCTGGCACCCGAAGGCGCCGCGCCATGA